The Brevibacillus brevis genome contains a region encoding:
- the pruA gene encoding L-glutamate gamma-semialdehyde dehydrogenase, producing the protein MQVEFKNEAFTNFSLPENKKAFEEALAKVESELGREYALIIGGERITTEKKSSSFNPSNKEQVVGVVSQADQALAEKAIQTAASTFETWKKVPAQARSRYLYKAAAILRRRKHEFSAWLVKEAGKSWAEADADTAEAIDFMEYYGRQMDKLSQRHDLPRIPDEDNELYYVPLGVGIVIPPWNFPLAIMVGMTTAALVAGNTVVLKPASTTPVIAAKFMEILEDAGVPAGVVNFVPGSGGEIGDYLVEHNLTRFISFTGSRDVGLRINELAAKHRPGQKWMKRLVAEMGGKDSIVVDNDCDIELAAQSIVASAFGFSGQKCSACSRAIVHQDVYDQVLGRVVELTKQLTVGDIRTNDFYTGPVVDEKAYNKILEYIEIGKTEGKLVAGGEKGPESGYFIMPTVFADVDPQARIMQEEIFGPVVAFCKANNFDHAMEIANNTEYGLTGAVISRNRENLERAREEFHVGNLYFNRKCTGALVGVHPFGGFNMSGTDSKAGGPDYLLLFTQAKMVSEKL; encoded by the coding sequence ATGCAAGTGGAATTCAAAAACGAGGCGTTTACCAATTTTAGTCTGCCAGAAAATAAAAAGGCATTTGAAGAAGCGCTCGCTAAGGTAGAAAGTGAGCTTGGCCGTGAGTATGCGCTTATCATCGGCGGAGAACGCATCACAACTGAAAAGAAATCCAGCTCCTTCAACCCTTCTAATAAAGAACAAGTAGTGGGCGTTGTTTCCCAGGCTGACCAAGCACTGGCTGAAAAAGCGATCCAAACAGCTGCTAGCACTTTCGAAACATGGAAAAAGGTGCCTGCACAAGCACGTTCCCGCTATCTGTATAAAGCAGCAGCAATCCTGCGTCGCCGCAAGCATGAGTTCTCTGCATGGCTCGTAAAAGAAGCAGGAAAAAGCTGGGCAGAGGCTGACGCTGACACAGCAGAAGCAATCGACTTCATGGAATACTATGGCCGTCAAATGGATAAGCTGTCCCAGCGCCATGACCTGCCTCGCATCCCGGATGAGGACAACGAATTGTACTACGTTCCACTCGGCGTAGGTATCGTAATCCCGCCTTGGAACTTCCCTCTTGCGATCATGGTTGGTATGACAACAGCAGCTCTCGTAGCGGGTAACACCGTTGTATTGAAGCCTGCTTCTACCACTCCAGTAATCGCTGCGAAATTCATGGAAATCCTCGAAGACGCTGGCGTACCAGCTGGTGTTGTGAACTTCGTACCAGGTTCCGGTGGCGAAATCGGCGATTACCTCGTAGAGCACAACCTGACTCGTTTCATCAGCTTCACAGGTTCCCGTGACGTAGGTCTGCGTATCAACGAACTGGCTGCGAAACATCGTCCAGGTCAAAAATGGATGAAGCGTCTGGTTGCCGAAATGGGCGGTAAAGACTCCATCGTGGTTGACAACGACTGCGACATCGAGTTGGCTGCACAGTCCATCGTGGCTTCTGCATTCGGCTTCTCCGGTCAAAAATGTTCCGCTTGCTCCCGTGCTATCGTTCACCAAGACGTGTACGATCAAGTACTGGGCCGCGTAGTAGAGCTGACCAAACAACTGACTGTAGGCGACATCAGAACCAACGATTTCTACACAGGTCCTGTGGTGGATGAGAAAGCATACAACAAAATCCTCGAGTACATCGAGATTGGTAAAACAGAAGGCAAACTGGTTGCAGGTGGCGAAAAAGGTCCAGAATCCGGCTACTTCATCATGCCAACTGTGTTTGCAGATGTAGATCCACAAGCTCGCATCATGCAAGAAGAGATCTTTGGCCCAGTGGTAGCGTTCTGCAAAGCCAACAATTTCGATCATGCAATGGAAATCGCGAACAACACCGAGTACGGTTTGACTGGCGCTGTTATCAGCCGCAACCGTGAGAACCTGGAGCGCGCTCGCGAAGAGTTCCACGTAGGTAACCTGTACTTCAACCGCAAGTGCACAGGCGCTTTGGTAGGTGTACATCCATTCGGAGGCTTCAACATGTCCGGTACAGATTCCAAAGCGGGTGGACCAGACTACCTCCTGCTCTTCACACAAGCAAAAATGGTTTCCGAAAAACTGTAA
- a CDS encoding CamS family sex pheromone protein, protein MKVKFLTGCRFLTALLLVMALTGCSLIPGGKDKAPEPTTPSLSEVVEVSEDYYGSITPYQPNQTRGMLAGTKYRIDFSHLELGLMEFARETFPTSDYYFQEGQVIKKEQVTQWIAQEKTGGANGKKKSGILVHVLEHDYLNKKDKSLAGMVLGLSLSPNYQDATGQDKVYTTQELQAKGQQVAARIVQSVRSTSPEVPILVLMYQVPEANSTLVPGHFIMSGTVGANEAAVSKWLPIEEEYFLFPSPEVEQKYPEQSLQYDKLMRQSKGYFPEYIGMTGLGRFMDGKLTELTITATAEYDSRTEVLQFTQFAAGSINQLFDKSVHVNLYVQSMNKPLSLYIRPTNGEPYMHIYRQ, encoded by the coding sequence ATGAAAGTGAAGTTTTTGACAGGATGCAGGTTCTTGACAGCTTTACTTCTTGTGATGGCATTGACTGGCTGCTCGTTGATACCTGGGGGCAAGGACAAAGCTCCTGAGCCTACTACACCGTCCTTGTCGGAGGTAGTGGAAGTATCCGAGGATTACTACGGCAGCATTACCCCGTACCAGCCGAATCAGACACGAGGAATGCTTGCTGGTACGAAATATCGCATCGATTTCAGTCACCTTGAGTTAGGGCTGATGGAGTTTGCCCGGGAGACATTCCCGACGTCCGATTATTATTTCCAAGAAGGTCAAGTGATCAAAAAAGAGCAAGTCACCCAGTGGATCGCACAGGAAAAGACGGGTGGGGCCAACGGGAAAAAGAAAAGCGGAATTCTCGTGCATGTGTTGGAGCATGATTACCTGAACAAAAAGGATAAGAGCCTGGCTGGCATGGTGTTGGGCTTGTCGCTTTCACCGAACTATCAGGATGCAACCGGTCAGGACAAGGTATACACAACACAAGAACTGCAAGCAAAAGGCCAGCAGGTTGCAGCTCGTATCGTACAGTCTGTACGGTCGACCAGTCCAGAAGTTCCGATCCTGGTTTTGATGTATCAAGTACCGGAGGCGAATTCTACTCTGGTGCCGGGGCACTTCATCATGTCAGGTACAGTAGGGGCGAATGAAGCAGCGGTATCCAAGTGGCTGCCGATCGAAGAGGAATATTTCCTGTTCCCAAGTCCAGAGGTTGAGCAGAAATACCCAGAGCAGTCGTTGCAGTACGACAAGCTCATGCGCCAATCCAAGGGCTATTTCCCTGAATATATCGGGATGACGGGTCTAGGACGTTTCATGGATGGCAAGCTGACAGAACTTACGATTACCGCCACGGCAGAGTATGACTCCAGAACAGAGGTACTGCAGTTTACGCAATTTGCAGCAGGAAGCATTAATCAGCTCTTCGACAAAAGCGTTCACGTAAACCTGTACGTACAGTCGATGAACAAACCATTGTCGCTCTATATTCGACCGACAAATGGTGAGCCGTACATGCATATTTACAGACAATAA
- the pcrA gene encoding DNA helicase PcrA produces the protein MSFADRITAGLNPEQREAVLTTEGPVLILAGAGSGKTKVLTQRIAYLISAKQVAPWSILAITFTNKAAREMQNRVAAIIGGAAAQDAWLSTFHSLCVRILRRDIDRLGINRSFSILDAGDQLSVVKQCLKELNIDPKQYEPRSILAAISGAKNELTDPETYTRLAGDPFAQVAAKVYTAYQKKLRSNQSLDFDDLIMTTVRLFKEVPEVLEFYQKKFRYIHVDEYQDTNRAQYLLISMLADKHRNVCCVGDADQSIYKWRGADISIILNFEKDYPEAKLIKLEQNYRSTKTILQAANQVIANNKLRKEKKLWTENPGGDKIMCFQGDSEHDEAYFIVDTIRKQMAQYKRYDKFAILYRTNAQSRVVEEVFIKSNMPYTIVGGTKFYDRKEIKDILAYLRLISNPDDDISLQRIINVPKRNIGDTTVDKLQAYANANGQSLFQAIQETAYMGLPSRTTNAILSFNDLISNLMQMTDYLSVTELVEEVLKRSGYRDSLKEEKTLEAQARLENIEEFLSVTQEFERKNEDKSLLAFLTDLALVADIDSLGDDGAQEEVSAEGQVVLMTLHSAKGLEFPVVFLVGCEEGVFPHSRSLFDDAEMEEERRLAYVGITRAEERLYMTCARMRTLFGRTNVNAPSRFLQEIPAELLEGNPATADRSFSGGRSSAFGQRDGSAFGRDTGARPFGASSSQAGSAPKFGMGQRTASSTPATFTRPAGEKLPGHGQGAGVDWKVGDRVAHGKWGNGTVVKVKGTGDDMELDIAFPSPTGIKKLLAKFAPIQKG, from the coding sequence ATGTCTTTTGCAGATCGTATCACAGCAGGTCTGAACCCGGAGCAGCGGGAAGCAGTCCTTACAACAGAAGGCCCCGTCTTGATTTTGGCCGGTGCGGGTAGCGGCAAGACCAAGGTACTGACACAGCGTATCGCATACCTGATCAGTGCCAAACAGGTAGCACCTTGGAGCATTTTGGCGATCACCTTCACCAACAAAGCAGCGAGGGAGATGCAAAACCGTGTGGCTGCCATTATTGGCGGAGCCGCAGCGCAGGATGCATGGCTGTCGACGTTTCACTCCTTGTGTGTGCGGATTTTGCGCAGGGATATCGACCGACTCGGCATCAATCGCAGCTTTTCCATTTTGGATGCCGGTGACCAGTTGTCTGTCGTCAAGCAATGTTTAAAAGAATTGAACATCGATCCGAAGCAGTATGAGCCGCGTTCGATTTTGGCTGCGATCAGCGGAGCGAAAAACGAGCTGACCGATCCAGAAACCTATACGCGTCTTGCGGGCGATCCATTTGCACAAGTGGCAGCCAAGGTTTACACGGCTTATCAGAAAAAGCTGAGAAGCAACCAATCACTGGACTTCGACGATCTGATCATGACGACGGTTCGTCTGTTTAAAGAAGTGCCGGAAGTATTGGAGTTTTATCAAAAGAAATTCCGTTACATACACGTTGATGAGTATCAGGATACAAACCGGGCGCAATACCTTTTGATTTCCATGCTGGCAGACAAGCATCGAAATGTATGCTGCGTGGGGGATGCTGACCAAAGTATTTATAAATGGCGCGGTGCCGACATCTCGATCATTTTAAACTTTGAAAAAGACTATCCCGAAGCCAAGCTCATCAAGCTCGAGCAAAACTATCGCTCTACCAAAACGATTTTGCAGGCGGCGAACCAGGTCATTGCCAACAACAAGCTGCGCAAGGAAAAGAAGCTCTGGACAGAGAATCCGGGCGGCGACAAGATCATGTGCTTCCAGGGGGATTCCGAGCACGACGAGGCGTATTTTATCGTCGATACGATTCGCAAGCAGATGGCACAGTACAAGCGCTACGACAAATTCGCGATCCTGTATCGGACGAATGCACAGTCTCGTGTGGTCGAGGAAGTTTTCATCAAATCGAACATGCCGTACACCATCGTCGGCGGAACCAAGTTCTACGATCGCAAAGAGATCAAGGACATCTTGGCTTATTTGCGTCTGATCTCCAATCCGGATGACGATATCAGCTTGCAGCGAATCATCAACGTACCGAAGCGTAATATCGGGGATACGACGGTAGACAAGCTACAAGCGTATGCGAACGCAAATGGTCAGTCCCTTTTCCAAGCGATTCAGGAGACGGCTTATATGGGGCTGCCTTCACGTACGACGAATGCGATCCTGTCCTTTAATGATCTTATCTCGAATTTGATGCAAATGACCGATTACTTGAGTGTGACTGAGCTGGTGGAAGAAGTGCTGAAGCGCTCTGGATACCGCGATTCTTTAAAAGAAGAAAAGACGCTGGAAGCACAGGCGCGTCTGGAGAATATCGAGGAGTTCCTGTCTGTTACGCAGGAGTTCGAGCGCAAAAATGAAGACAAGAGCTTGCTAGCGTTCCTGACTGATCTCGCGCTGGTGGCAGACATCGATTCCTTGGGAGATGACGGTGCCCAGGAGGAAGTATCGGCAGAGGGGCAGGTTGTATTAATGACCTTGCACAGCGCCAAAGGGCTGGAGTTCCCTGTCGTGTTCCTGGTTGGTTGCGAGGAAGGTGTCTTCCCGCATAGCCGCTCTTTGTTTGACGATGCTGAGATGGAGGAAGAGCGCCGTCTGGCTTACGTGGGAATTACACGGGCGGAGGAACGTCTGTACATGACATGTGCCCGTATGCGGACGTTGTTTGGACGTACGAATGTGAATGCGCCGTCTCGCTTCCTGCAAGAAATTCCGGCAGAGCTGTTGGAAGGAAATCCAGCGACAGCGGACCGAAGCTTCAGCGGTGGACGCAGCAGTGCATTTGGACAGCGTGATGGCAGTGCATTCGGACGTGACACGGGAGCGAGACCGTTTGGAGCGTCTTCCTCACAAGCAGGCTCTGCTCCGAAATTTGGCATGGGTCAACGAACCGCAAGCAGCACACCTGCTACGTTCACCCGTCCGGCGGGTGAAAAACTGCCTGGACACGGTCAAGGAGCAGGCGTTGATTGGAAGGTTGGCGACAGAGTGGCACATGGCAAATGGGGCAACGGTACGGTCGTCAAAGTAAAAGGAACGGGCGACGACATGGAGCTCGACATTGCTTTCCCAAGCCCGACTGGCATTAAAAAGCTATTAGCGAAGTTCGCTCCTATTCAAAAAGGATAG
- a CDS encoding VanW family protein, with translation MKPIVRGKWRLAAGMTYFRWKRYVQWTFGQTRFAHEKRSDLLRNVHYSHQTILLRPLQNVEMWMQHNKVINLRLAIARLNGLLIHPGETFSYWKQIGKPTRSKGYVEGMLLSQGRVTAGVGGGLCQLSNLLYWMTLHTPLTVTERHRHSYDVFPDSNRTQPFGSGATCFYNYLDLQIANRTQQPFQLHVYLTDTHLVGEWRSDMPPTRTYVIIEKEHEIHPSIWGGYERKNELYRDVYTLEGEWVEQEWMTQNRAYLMYEPLLPKG, from the coding sequence ATGAAACCGATTGTACGGGGGAAATGGCGTTTAGCAGCAGGCATGACATATTTTCGTTGGAAAAGGTATGTACAATGGACATTTGGTCAAACGAGGTTCGCTCATGAGAAAAGAAGCGATTTGTTGCGTAATGTCCATTATTCACATCAAACGATTTTGTTACGCCCATTGCAGAACGTGGAGATGTGGATGCAGCACAACAAAGTGATCAATTTGCGCCTGGCGATTGCACGACTGAACGGATTGCTCATCCACCCTGGGGAAACCTTTTCGTACTGGAAGCAGATTGGCAAGCCGACCCGTAGCAAAGGCTATGTAGAGGGCATGCTGCTCTCGCAGGGACGCGTCACGGCCGGAGTTGGCGGAGGGCTTTGTCAGCTCTCGAATCTGCTGTACTGGATGACCTTGCATACGCCATTGACAGTGACGGAACGGCATCGTCATAGCTACGATGTTTTTCCCGATTCGAATCGGACACAGCCGTTCGGAAGTGGAGCGACTTGTTTCTATAATTATCTGGATTTGCAAATCGCCAACCGGACGCAACAGCCCTTTCAACTGCATGTCTACCTGACCGATACACATTTGGTAGGGGAATGGCGTTCAGACATGCCACCGACACGGACGTATGTCATTATCGAGAAAGAACATGAGATTCATCCTTCGATTTGGGGAGGGTATGAACGGAAAAATGAATTGTATCGTGATGTTTATACGCTGGAAGGAGAATGGGTGGAGCAAGAATGGATGACGCAGAATCGGGCTTATTTGATGTACGAGCCATTGCTGCCGAAAGGATGA
- the ligA gene encoding NAD-dependent DNA ligase LigA, which yields MDRLTAETKIKELAKRIERHNRLYHEEDRPEISDQEYDQLMRELKELETSFPDLQSPDSPSLRVGGEPLPFFEKVVHKTPMLSLGNAFNEEDIRDFDRRVRQAVGSQAVRYVAELKIDGLAVSLHYENGLFVRGATRGDGTTGEDITQNLKTIRSIPLRLTKPVTLEVRGEAYMSKGAFEKLNKEREERGEALFANPRNSAAGSLRQLDPKIAASRQLDTFIYGIGDLQGETVESHSEGLDLLETLGFMVNQERRVFDDVDELLAFIAGWTEKRPHLPYEIDGMVIKVDSYAQQEELGFTAKSPRWAIAYKFPAEEAVTILEGIEVSVGRTGNVTPTALLKPVSLAGTTVKRASLHNEDIIREKGLLIGDHVVVKKAGDIIPEIIAVLPERRTGNEVPFAMPTHCPECGSELVRLEEEVALRCINPMCPALIREGMIHFVSRTAMNIDGLGEKVVAQLYRDGIIHSVADLYYLHQQRDVLLGMERMGEKSVDNLLAAIEASKENSLERVLFGLGIRLVGAKAARVLAEHFGNIDAIMQASEEEITQIDEIGPKMAASLVNYFAQPQAQAVIERLRAAGVNMAYKGIRIESGADLPFSGKTIVLTGTLTQMSRQEAEEAIARLGGKVTGSVSKKTDLVIAGEKAGSKLEKAEKLGVAVMDEAGFLQVLESNA from the coding sequence ATGGATCGATTGACGGCCGAAACAAAAATTAAAGAATTAGCGAAACGAATTGAGCGGCATAATCGTCTTTACCATGAAGAGGATCGACCTGAGATTTCTGACCAGGAATACGATCAATTGATGCGGGAGCTAAAGGAGCTTGAAACCAGCTTCCCTGATTTGCAGTCACCTGATTCTCCTTCCTTGCGTGTAGGGGGAGAACCACTGCCCTTCTTTGAAAAGGTCGTTCATAAGACACCGATGCTCAGTCTCGGCAACGCCTTTAATGAGGAGGACATCAGGGATTTTGACCGCCGGGTACGTCAGGCTGTTGGCAGTCAGGCTGTCCGATATGTAGCTGAACTGAAAATTGATGGTCTGGCCGTGTCGCTTCATTATGAAAATGGGCTGTTCGTCCGCGGGGCTACACGTGGAGACGGAACAACAGGCGAAGACATCACACAAAACCTGAAAACGATTCGTTCCATTCCTTTGCGGCTCACAAAGCCGGTAACCCTTGAGGTTCGCGGTGAGGCTTACATGTCCAAAGGAGCATTTGAAAAGCTGAACAAAGAGCGCGAGGAGCGTGGGGAAGCGTTATTTGCCAATCCGCGCAATTCCGCAGCAGGCTCGCTCCGACAGCTCGATCCGAAAATTGCCGCATCCCGTCAACTGGATACGTTTATTTACGGCATTGGCGATTTGCAAGGGGAGACAGTGGAATCGCACAGTGAAGGGCTTGATTTGCTGGAGACGCTCGGCTTCATGGTGAATCAGGAGCGACGTGTATTTGACGACGTCGATGAGCTGCTCGCTTTTATTGCGGGCTGGACAGAAAAGCGTCCTCATTTGCCTTATGAAATCGACGGCATGGTGATCAAGGTCGACAGTTACGCTCAGCAGGAGGAGCTTGGATTTACTGCGAAAAGTCCGCGTTGGGCCATCGCATACAAGTTCCCTGCCGAAGAAGCGGTTACGATTCTCGAAGGTATCGAAGTATCTGTGGGGCGTACAGGGAATGTCACCCCGACTGCTTTATTGAAGCCAGTCAGTTTGGCAGGTACGACCGTAAAGCGTGCTTCCTTGCACAACGAAGACATTATTCGGGAAAAAGGCCTCCTTATCGGCGATCATGTTGTCGTCAAAAAAGCAGGGGACATTATCCCGGAAATTATCGCGGTCTTGCCAGAGCGTCGTACAGGAAATGAAGTACCGTTTGCCATGCCAACGCATTGCCCCGAATGTGGGAGTGAGCTGGTACGCTTAGAGGAAGAAGTGGCTCTGCGCTGCATCAATCCAATGTGTCCGGCACTGATCCGTGAAGGCATGATTCATTTCGTGTCCCGCACGGCCATGAACATTGACGGCTTGGGAGAAAAAGTTGTGGCCCAGCTGTATCGCGACGGTATTATCCACAGTGTCGCTGACCTGTATTATTTGCACCAGCAGCGCGATGTTCTACTGGGCATGGAGCGCATGGGTGAAAAGTCCGTAGATAATTTGCTTGCGGCTATTGAAGCGAGCAAGGAGAACTCGCTGGAGCGCGTATTGTTTGGTCTAGGCATTCGCTTGGTCGGAGCCAAGGCGGCACGTGTTCTCGCGGAGCATTTTGGCAATATCGATGCCATTATGCAGGCATCCGAAGAAGAGATTACGCAAATCGATGAGATCGGGCCGAAAATGGCTGCGAGTCTCGTGAACTACTTCGCACAGCCGCAGGCACAGGCAGTTATTGAGAGACTGCGAGCGGCCGGAGTGAACATGGCGTACAAAGGAATCCGCATTGAAAGTGGCGCAGACCTGCCATTCTCAGGCAAAACAATCGTGTTGACCGGCACGCTGACGCAAATGTCGCGGCAGGAGGCAGAGGAAGCGATTGCGCGCTTGGGTGGCAAGGTAACAGGCAGCGTCAGCAAAAAGACAGACCTGGTGATTGCAGGCGAAAAAGCCGGCTCCAAGCTGGAGAAGGCAGAAAAACTAGGCGTGGCTGTTATGGACGAAGCAGGCTTCCTGCAAGTATTGGAGAGCAACGCCTAA
- a CDS encoding WD40/YVTN/BNR-like repeat-containing protein: MSKGRDVKSMNSFLKWGIGVIAMLQLVGCGSTSSTGSKQIDTNPPTVTAAALQGNLTYQDVLELGATIHNLMMTDDARQIWVGTNSGLYSSAGGGTWGSLSTDLEQYAIEGWFVDPDDPKQIFVGGIDGVLHSTDGGKKWTSVNNGLPEPANISSFVGSRQGDEVRLFAFVSGEGIYQSTDEAQSWSLWQPMDQEVFAMDFDPEQDRLYVAAQFSLLYNEEGQWKAEEIPGAQQIYSLAINRRTGTLAVATEQGIYEKIKGEWRLLDARSPEKLIVIASGGEDTKWVGIGESALIYKLEDNRWIKWNE; the protein is encoded by the coding sequence ATGAGTAAGGGAAGGGACGTGAAGAGCATGAATAGCTTCCTGAAATGGGGAATCGGTGTAATAGCCATGCTGCAATTGGTTGGCTGTGGAAGTACCAGCAGTACTGGCAGTAAACAAATCGATACGAATCCTCCAACAGTTACAGCTGCTGCTCTACAAGGGAACTTGACCTATCAGGACGTATTGGAACTGGGAGCAACCATTCACAATCTGATGATGACCGATGATGCTCGTCAAATATGGGTTGGTACCAACTCAGGGCTGTATAGCTCGGCTGGCGGTGGAACGTGGGGATCTCTCTCGACAGATTTAGAGCAGTATGCGATTGAAGGTTGGTTTGTAGACCCGGATGATCCAAAGCAAATATTTGTCGGCGGGATTGATGGGGTTCTTCATTCAACAGATGGCGGCAAAAAGTGGACTTCTGTCAACAATGGGCTGCCAGAGCCTGCAAATATCAGCAGCTTTGTAGGCAGCCGCCAAGGAGACGAAGTACGTCTGTTTGCCTTTGTCTCGGGTGAAGGTATTTATCAATCGACGGACGAGGCCCAATCATGGAGCCTGTGGCAGCCGATGGATCAGGAAGTATTTGCTATGGACTTTGATCCAGAACAAGACCGTCTCTATGTAGCGGCCCAATTCAGCTTGCTCTATAATGAAGAGGGGCAGTGGAAGGCAGAGGAGATTCCCGGAGCACAGCAGATCTATTCGCTCGCCATTAACAGACGAACTGGCACTCTCGCTGTCGCAACCGAACAAGGTATCTATGAGAAAATCAAGGGCGAATGGCGTTTGCTCGATGCTCGCTCACCGGAAAAGCTGATTGTCATTGCTTCAGGTGGCGAGGATACAAAATGGGTGGGAATTGGCGAATCGGCATTGATCTACAAGCTCGAAGACAATCGATGGATCAAGTGGAATGAATGA